The following proteins are encoded in a genomic region of Phragmites australis chromosome 9, lpPhrAust1.1, whole genome shotgun sequence:
- the LOC133929284 gene encoding heat stress transcription factor A-4d-like, whose amino-acid sequence MEGGSSSPPPFLMKTYEMVEDPATNHVVSWGPGGASFVVWNPPDFSRDLLPKYFKHSNFSSFIRQLNTYGFRKFDPERWEFANEDFIRGHTHLLKNIHRRKPVHSHSMQNQVNGPLAESERRELEDEISRLKYEKSLLLADLQRQSQQQCGINWQMQSLEERLMHMEQRQKNIVASLCDMRHRVVSSSLLGTETDHFSKKRRVPTLDFFIDDSAIEEQQVLCLQTLGAETPSMSPIHLVNEEPFEKMELAFVSLEKLFQRANDATREGMYGGGAAPNPALTLGEMHSAPMDTNANLQSSAGLNPLSSTARHAHSSSPESPSYTQSPMLPLAEIHGHDHEDVQKTAEVDVNSETTSADTSQDETTTETGGSHAPAKVNDLFWERFLTETGEAESGRQDADSKREAKDLKIAVDCNSLHHRKKVDQITEQMGQLASAENA is encoded by the exons ATGGAGGGTGGCtcgagctcgccgccaccgTTCCTGATGAAGACCTACGAGATGGTGGAGGACCCGGCGACCAACCACGTCGTGTCGTGGGGGCCCGGCGGCGCCAGCTTCGTCGTGTGGAACCCGCCGGACTTCTCGCGGGACCTGCTGCCCAAGTACTTCAAGCACAGCAACTTCTCCAGCTTCATCAGGCAGCTCAACACCTAC GGTTTTCGAAAATTTGATCCAGAGAGATGGGAGTTTGCTAATGAGGACTTCATAAGGGGACACACGCACCTTCTGAAAAACATCCACCGGCGCAAACCAGTGCACAGCCACTCGATGCAGAACCAAGTGAACGGACCATTAGCGGAGTCCGAAAGGCGTGAGCTTGAGGACGAGATCAGCAGGCTCAAGTACGAGAAGAGCCTGCTCCTGGCAGATCTCCAGAGGCAGAGCCAGCAGCAGTGTGGGATCAACTGGCAGATGCAGTCGTTAGAGGAGAGGTTGATGCACATGGAGCAGCGTCAGAAGAACATCGTAGCCTCCTTGTGTGACATGAGACACAGAGTtgtctcaagctctctgttgGGAACAGAAACAGACCATTTCAGCAAGAAGAGGAGGGTTCCAAcgcttgatttcttcatcgaTGATTCCGCCATTGAAGAACAGCAGGTGTTGTGCCTGCAGACACTGGGTGCAGAAACACCAAGCATGTCTCCCATCCACCTTGTGAATGAGGAACCATTTGAGAAGATGGAGCTGGCCTTCGTCTCCCTGGAGAAACTCTTCCAGAGAGCAAACGATGCAACTCGTGAAGGCATGTACGGTGGTGGTGCTGCACCCAACCCTGCTCTAACGCTTGGAGAGATGCACTCGGCACCAATGGATACCAACGCCAATCTGCAGTCATCAGCTGGCCTGAATCCCTTATCGTCGACCGCAAGGCATGCCCATTCGTCTTCTCCAGAATCTCCGAGTTACACGCAGAGCCCAATGCTGCCATTAGCAGAGATCCATGGCCATGACCATGAAGACGTTCAAAAGACCGCTGAAGTGGATGTGAACTCTGAGACCACCAGCGCTGATACTTCACAAGATGAGACCACCACTGAAACTGGAGGCTCCCATGCGCCGGCTAAAGTGAATGATCTATTCTGGGAGCGATTTCTTACAGAAACTGGCGAGGCCGAGTCAGGACGACAAGACGCTGATAGTAAAAGAGAGGCAAAAGATCTGAAGATTGCCGTAGACTGCAACAGCCTCCATCACCGGAAAAAGGTTGATCAGATCACTGAGCAGATGGGGCAGCTTGCTTCAGCTGAGAATGCCTGA